In the Heteronotia binoei isolate CCM8104 ecotype False Entrance Well chromosome 13, APGP_CSIRO_Hbin_v1, whole genome shotgun sequence genome, one interval contains:
- the RNF222 gene encoding RING finger protein 222, giving the protein MSESKARKEAPTAASAECPVCYETFQSPAVSRRILSCGHNFCHDCLVKCFLASQANGRLHNGLVCPICRFITLLCQKRTCWPSKSDPNAQSLELPLSPSSLPCGVPMGSTNTLVVPGHFLMPLNSYNSHRSVCGYPNMDSVFPPGLEREPSIFIISQCGMPLIEDNYAAVPQVTRVEVPGSVESQSSLGMGCFWSPIMLAIFLVSAVALLGAVLPWLLLVKKNE; this is encoded by the coding sequence ATGTCTGAGAGCAAAGCCAGAAAGGAAGCTCCTACTGCTGCCTCAGCTGAGTGCCCTGTATGTTATGAGACATTCCAGTCTCCAGCAGTATCTCGTCGGATACTGAGCTGTGGGCACAACTTTTGCCATGACTGTTTGGTTAAGTGTTTTCTAGCTTCACAAGCCAATGGTCGGCTGCACAATGGCCTTGTGTGCCCCATCTGTCGCTTCATCACTTTGCTTTGCCAAAAGAGGACCTGCTGGCCTTCCAAGTCAGACCCAAATGCTCAGTCACTCGAGCTGCCACTCTCACCCTCTTCATTACCCTGTGGAGTGCCGATGGGGTCTACAAACACTTTGGTGGTGCCTGGACATTTTCTGATGCCATTAAATAGTTATAACAGTCACAGGAGCGTGTGTGGCTACCCTAATATGGACTCGGTGTTTCCTCCTGGTTTGGAGCGGGAGCCCAGCATCTTCATTATCAGTCAGTGTGGAATGCCACTGATTGAAGATAACTATGCAGCTGTGCCTCAAGTCACCCGGGTGGAAGTTCCAGGATCAGTGGAGTCCCAGAGTTCTCTAGGGATGGGCTGCTTCTGGTCACCCATTATGTTGGCAATTTTTCTTGTTTCTGCTGTTGCTCTGTTGGGGGCTGTGCTCCCCTGGTTGCTACTTGTGAAGAAGAATGAATGA